In a single window of the Nocardiopsis composta genome:
- a CDS encoding alanine/glycine:cation symporter family protein: protein MTDAIQAALDAASSFIWGPFFLIPMLLIVGVYLTIRLRGLQFRVLFHALWLALVRRTESGKGGAQGDISHYQALSTALAATVGVGNIAGAALAIGVGGPGALFWMWVTGLLGMATKYCEALLGVKYRRPDSKGEMSGGPMFYLRYGLAEKFGPGSAGAKLGVVLGFLFALFGALASFGIGNMTQANAVAGQLESTFNVPTWASGIAMVVLVGAVILGGIKSIGRFAAGVVPIMIVAYVVSSLLVLAVHVADIPAALALVVTDAFTGTAAVGGFAGAAFIIAMQQGMARGMFSNESGLGTGGIAAAAAKTAHPVRQAMVSMTQTFIDTIIVVTMTGLVIIVTGAWSSQADTGDGALMTNWAMSEAFGGISPALAPLGGYIVAISLMFFAFTTLVGWSYYGERCMDFLVGRSAVLPFRLLFVLIVYVGATSELSLAWAFSDVANGLMAVPNLIGLVVLSGVIVMETKKYFDDPDWRKPDLVDARNSGG, encoded by the coding sequence ATGACCGATGCCATCCAGGCGGCCCTGGACGCCGCGTCCTCCTTCATCTGGGGGCCGTTCTTCCTCATCCCGATGCTGCTGATCGTGGGTGTCTACCTCACCATCCGCCTGCGCGGCCTGCAGTTCCGGGTGCTGTTCCACGCGCTGTGGCTGGCACTGGTCCGACGCACCGAGAGCGGGAAGGGCGGTGCCCAGGGCGACATCTCCCACTACCAGGCGCTGAGCACCGCGCTGGCCGCCACGGTCGGCGTCGGCAACATCGCCGGTGCGGCGCTGGCCATCGGGGTCGGCGGCCCCGGTGCGCTCTTCTGGATGTGGGTCACCGGCCTGCTCGGCATGGCCACCAAGTACTGCGAGGCGCTGCTCGGCGTGAAGTACCGCCGCCCCGACTCCAAGGGGGAGATGAGCGGCGGCCCGATGTTCTATCTGCGCTACGGCCTGGCCGAGAAGTTCGGTCCGGGCAGCGCAGGGGCCAAGCTCGGCGTGGTGCTGGGCTTCCTGTTCGCGCTCTTCGGTGCGCTGGCCTCCTTCGGCATCGGCAACATGACCCAGGCCAACGCGGTGGCGGGCCAGCTCGAGTCGACCTTCAACGTTCCGACCTGGGCGTCGGGCATCGCGATGGTGGTCCTGGTCGGCGCGGTCATCCTCGGCGGGATCAAGAGCATCGGCCGGTTCGCCGCCGGTGTGGTTCCGATCATGATCGTCGCCTACGTGGTCTCCTCGCTCCTGGTCCTCGCAGTGCACGTGGCCGACATCCCCGCGGCTTTGGCGCTGGTCGTCACCGACGCCTTCACCGGCACCGCCGCGGTCGGCGGGTTCGCCGGCGCCGCCTTCATCATCGCGATGCAGCAGGGCATGGCGCGCGGCATGTTCTCCAACGAGTCGGGCCTGGGCACCGGCGGCATCGCCGCGGCGGCGGCCAAGACCGCCCACCCGGTCCGCCAGGCGATGGTCTCGATGACCCAGACCTTCATCGACACCATCATCGTGGTCACCATGACCGGTCTGGTCATCATCGTCACCGGCGCGTGGAGCAGCCAGGCCGACACCGGCGACGGCGCGCTGATGACCAACTGGGCGATGTCCGAGGCGTTCGGCGGCATCTCTCCGGCGCTGGCGCCGCTCGGCGGCTACATCGTCGCGATCAGCCTGATGTTCTTCGCCTTCACCACTCTGGTCGGCTGGTCCTACTACGGCGAGCGGTGCATGGACTTCCTGGTCGGCCGTTCCGCGGTGCTGCCGTTCCGGCTTCTGTTCGTACTGATCGTCTACGTGGGCGCCACTTCCGAGCTGAGCCTGGCCTGGGCCTTCAGCGACGTGGCCAACGGCCTGATGGCGGTGCCCAACCTGATCGGCCTGGTGGTGCTCTCCGGCGTCATCGTGATGGAGACGAAGAAGTACTTCGACGACCCGGACTGGCGCAAGCCCGACCTGGTCGACGCGCGCAACAGCGGCGGCTGA
- a CDS encoding tetratricopeptide repeat protein, with protein MTVRSREEIRTDILRLGREAYGPAHTARAEALAAEAEATGDRSLLIKALDRLVSAYSFSSEGPKMLVPFSRMLRMWDERPDDFDSGDVHDLHWKFKWVNGDAIRHPDVPLASIEGLLADMRRRYRLAGHSERPVHSQEFELAWYLGDTERAERARSAMLLADRDRMADCRACEVRDLGKWEAERHRDEAAVDVWAPVLDGTSSCLHEPHYVLSYSLLPLVRLGRADRARGNHLRGYRLVRSVEALTEAVASHLEFCALTGNEPRGLEILAEQSQRWEQHGDLVMLMEWAACVALLMRRVAELGHGERPVPGPKGREWTCEALLEHARSEALAVADRFDRRNGSTVVSERVRARMDAEPLLEELPLGLGGPALRAPRVPVPPVPAAPAADPAAQLAEARRLSGAGHPAAPQAWRRAERAFASAGAEPSPGERAEIAEGAAVGLPPEPGTAELLEEAAGLYEQAGDPGGAVSARARAVLVRAAAGERDGVRARMDGLCAEAERLHAAGAATDEQAVAVPLFRGRLRLALLGEEQDPAQAAADLDADLERLAEAAGGLPAGPAVRARIADIAELRGRLAAPFDPEAALLLFTDAAEGHREAGREARAAADAVLIARLHLERGEPQAAEAAARAVHGDPERVVLLGPEDRAELPYLLGRALMEQGGSAEEAGALFLECMSLHVRAGGTGASAQMELGRSLMARERFADAATTLEDVLPNLGPEYGEAAPVQVRVWLAHCHRRLGEPKAAAEQFALAADATGDWPDRRQHAELAHEAAGALNAAGLHAEAVRAYRRAMEVWREVGDAAMVVRALRACAWALSAAEGPEAAEQVMDEALRVNEAAAAEAGEGEARDALRAELGQTHMQRARLSLERTDGLPDADVDSPEQYAVNVAASEEALGRCGAAAEVFAALGPAAERDRLGAEHMAARMELALHRFADAAGRAGRMRAAVRALPAEEAPPGLLEECDAIAEAARTGSPAPARVDGADGA; from the coding sequence ATGACCGTCCGCTCCCGCGAAGAGATCCGCACCGACATCCTCCGGCTCGGCCGGGAGGCCTACGGCCCGGCGCACACCGCCCGGGCCGAGGCGCTCGCCGCGGAGGCCGAGGCGACCGGCGACCGGTCGCTGCTGATCAAGGCGCTGGACCGGCTGGTCTCGGCGTACAGCTTCAGCTCCGAGGGCCCCAAGATGCTGGTCCCGTTCTCCCGGATGCTGCGGATGTGGGACGAGCGGCCGGACGACTTCGACTCCGGTGACGTCCACGACCTGCACTGGAAGTTCAAGTGGGTGAACGGCGACGCCATCCGCCACCCCGACGTGCCGCTCGCCTCCATCGAGGGGCTGCTGGCCGACATGCGCCGCCGGTACCGCCTCGCCGGGCACTCCGAGCGGCCGGTGCACAGCCAGGAGTTCGAGCTCGCCTGGTACCTGGGCGACACCGAGCGGGCCGAGCGCGCCCGCTCGGCGATGCTCCTCGCCGACCGCGACCGGATGGCCGACTGCCGGGCCTGCGAGGTCCGCGACCTGGGCAAGTGGGAGGCGGAGCGGCACCGGGACGAGGCTGCCGTCGACGTCTGGGCCCCGGTGCTGGACGGCACCAGCAGCTGCCTGCACGAGCCGCACTACGTGCTCTCCTACTCGCTGCTGCCGCTGGTCCGCCTGGGCCGGGCCGACCGGGCGCGCGGCAACCACCTGCGCGGCTACCGGCTGGTCCGGTCCGTGGAGGCGCTCACCGAGGCCGTCGCCTCGCACCTGGAGTTCTGCGCGCTGACCGGGAACGAGCCGCGCGGCCTGGAGATCCTCGCCGAGCAGTCGCAGCGCTGGGAGCAGCACGGCGACCTGGTGATGCTCATGGAGTGGGCGGCCTGCGTCGCGCTGCTGATGCGCCGGGTCGCCGAGCTGGGCCACGGGGAGCGGCCGGTCCCCGGCCCGAAGGGGCGCGAGTGGACCTGCGAGGCGCTGCTGGAGCACGCGCGGAGCGAGGCGCTCGCCGTCGCCGACCGGTTCGACCGGCGCAACGGCTCCACCGTCGTATCCGAGCGGGTCCGGGCCCGGATGGACGCCGAGCCGCTGCTGGAGGAGCTCCCGCTCGGGCTGGGCGGACCCGCGCTGCGCGCGCCCCGGGTGCCGGTCCCGCCGGTTCCGGCCGCCCCCGCCGCCGACCCCGCCGCGCAGCTCGCCGAGGCCCGCCGGCTGTCCGGGGCCGGTCACCCGGCGGCCCCGCAGGCCTGGCGGCGGGCGGAGCGGGCGTTCGCCTCCGCCGGCGCCGAGCCGTCCCCCGGTGAGCGCGCCGAGATCGCGGAGGGCGCCGCGGTCGGCCTGCCGCCCGAACCCGGCACCGCCGAGCTGCTGGAGGAGGCCGCCGGACTGTACGAGCAGGCCGGCGACCCGGGCGGGGCGGTGTCGGCCCGGGCCCGCGCCGTGCTGGTCCGGGCGGCGGCCGGCGAGCGGGACGGGGTGCGCGCCCGGATGGACGGGCTGTGCGCCGAGGCGGAGCGGCTGCACGCCGCCGGTGCCGCCACGGACGAGCAGGCGGTCGCGGTGCCGCTGTTCCGCGGCCGGCTCCGGCTGGCGCTGCTCGGCGAGGAGCAGGACCCGGCGCAGGCCGCCGCGGACCTCGACGCCGACCTGGAGCGGCTGGCCGAGGCCGCGGGAGGGCTCCCCGCCGGGCCGGCGGTCCGCGCCCGGATCGCCGACATCGCCGAGCTGCGCGGCCGGCTCGCCGCGCCGTTCGACCCCGAGGCGGCGCTGCTGCTCTTCACCGACGCCGCCGAGGGCCACCGGGAGGCCGGCCGGGAGGCGCGCGCCGCCGCGGACGCGGTGCTCATCGCCCGGCTCCACCTGGAGCGCGGCGAGCCGCAGGCCGCGGAGGCGGCGGCGCGCGCCGTGCACGGCGACCCGGAGCGGGTGGTACTGCTCGGTCCGGAGGACCGGGCCGAGCTGCCCTACCTCCTCGGCCGGGCGCTGATGGAGCAGGGCGGCTCCGCGGAGGAGGCCGGGGCCCTCTTCCTGGAGTGCATGTCGCTGCACGTGCGGGCCGGTGGCACCGGGGCGTCCGCGCAGATGGAGCTGGGCCGCTCGCTGATGGCCCGGGAGCGGTTCGCCGACGCCGCGACCACCCTGGAGGACGTGCTGCCGAACCTGGGCCCCGAGTACGGCGAGGCGGCGCCGGTGCAGGTCCGGGTCTGGCTGGCGCACTGCCACCGGCGGCTCGGGGAGCCGAAGGCGGCGGCCGAGCAGTTCGCGCTGGCCGCCGACGCCACCGGGGACTGGCCCGACCGGCGGCAGCACGCGGAGCTCGCGCACGAGGCGGCGGGCGCGCTGAACGCGGCCGGCCTGCACGCCGAGGCCGTGCGGGCCTACCGGCGCGCCATGGAGGTGTGGCGGGAGGTCGGCGATGCGGCCATGGTGGTCCGCGCGCTGCGCGCCTGCGCCTGGGCGCTGTCCGCGGCGGAGGGCCCCGAGGCGGCGGAGCAGGTGATGGACGAGGCGCTGCGGGTCAACGAGGCGGCCGCCGCGGAGGCCGGGGAGGGCGAGGCGCGCGACGCGCTCCGCGCCGAGCTGGGCCAGACGCACATGCAGCGGGCCCGGCTGAGCCTGGAGCGCACCGACGGCCTGCCCGACGCGGATGTGGACTCCCCCGAGCAGTACGCGGTCAACGTCGCCGCGTCCGAGGAGGCGCTGGGGCGGTGCGGGGCGGCCGCGGAGGTGTTCGCCGCGCTCGGCCCCGCCGCGGAGCGGGACCGGCTCGGTGCGGAGCACATGGCCGCCCGCATGGAGCTGGCGCTGCACCGCTTCGCCGACGCCGCCGGGCGCGCCGGGCGGATGCGCGCCGCCGTGCGGGCTCTGCCCGCCGAGGAGGCCCCGCCCGGTCTGCTGGAGGAGTGCGACGCGATCGCCGAGGCGGCCCGCACCGGCTCCCCGGCCCCGGCCCGCGTGGACGGGGCGGACGGGGCGTAG
- a CDS encoding MoaD/ThiS family protein, with amino-acid sequence MPVTVILPQVLQADAGGAKHLALERPAGGEPLRAVLDELARRHPRLDRRVRDDKGALRRFVNVFVGDEECRALAGLDTPVPDGAEVRILPSVAGG; translated from the coding sequence GTGCCGGTGACCGTGATCCTGCCCCAGGTCCTGCAGGCCGACGCGGGCGGAGCCAAGCACCTCGCCCTGGAGCGCCCGGCCGGCGGCGAGCCGCTCCGCGCCGTGCTGGACGAGCTCGCCCGCCGGCACCCGCGGCTGGACCGCCGGGTCCGCGACGACAAGGGGGCGCTCCGCCGGTTCGTCAACGTCTTCGTCGGCGACGAGGAGTGCCGGGCGCTCGCCGGACTGGACACCCCGGTGCCGGACGGCGCCGAGGTGCGCATCCTCCCGTCGGTGGCCGGAGGCTGA
- a CDS encoding TetR/AcrR family transcriptional regulator — protein sequence MGRPRKFDEDEVVEAACRVFWRGGYDGTSTDDLCRATGLTRSSLYNSFTSKEELFVRALRRYAEERAERQTAVLEDQGRSGLERIRALLAMIVEDEMGGREQGRGSGCFTVNTQTSSARRNPAVAEVLDADLRKRLGVLEGAIRAGQADGSIAADRAPAELAWYVNSLVGGARVAGQAGVGREVLEGVMATGVRALEP from the coding sequence ATGGGACGGCCGAGGAAGTTCGACGAGGACGAGGTGGTCGAGGCCGCCTGCCGGGTCTTCTGGCGCGGCGGCTACGACGGCACCTCCACCGACGACCTGTGCCGGGCGACCGGCCTGACGCGGAGCAGCCTGTACAACTCCTTCACCTCCAAGGAGGAGCTGTTCGTCCGGGCGCTCCGGCGCTACGCGGAGGAGCGGGCGGAGCGGCAGACCGCCGTCCTGGAGGACCAGGGCAGGTCCGGCCTGGAGCGGATCCGCGCGCTGCTCGCGATGATCGTCGAGGACGAGATGGGCGGCCGGGAGCAGGGGCGCGGTTCGGGCTGCTTCACGGTGAACACGCAGACCTCCTCGGCCCGGCGGAACCCCGCCGTCGCAGAGGTGCTCGATGCCGACCTGCGCAAGCGGCTGGGCGTGCTGGAGGGGGCGATCCGGGCGGGGCAGGCCGACGGGTCCATCGCCGCCGACCGCGCCCCCGCCGAGCTGGCCTGGTACGTGAACTCGCTGGTGGGCGGTGCCCGGGTGGCCGGGCAGGCGGGCGTCGGCCGGGAGGTGCTGGAGGGTGTCATGGCCACCGGCGTCCGGGCACTGGAGCCCTGA
- a CDS encoding DedA family protein, whose product MTTARTDQDAHGDLPEKQGGPEAPEDGAPAQPTLRDVLPWKGKATTTDKALLGSILGIFALMMVLLPLRPYLIASNPVLLEFLTGSKAAIGSAAAFARIGEIPLWLAVFAGTVGMAKFDWLFWWTGRQWGRGIVDLFASGDRAKRFAARAQELNPWILRFGVLAAVLPGVPSALVYALAGWTGMRLVTFLVLDVVGALAMTGLVAGLGYGLGQHAVDVVLLVDKYALWVSLAIIIGIAVLSSVRESRRAARKAAAGEAGDARRSTDEGAEQDAEQDAEQETDRGTGRR is encoded by the coding sequence ATGACGACAGCGCGGACGGACCAGGACGCCCACGGAGACCTCCCCGAGAAGCAGGGCGGGCCGGAGGCGCCGGAGGACGGCGCCCCGGCCCAGCCGACCCTGCGCGACGTCCTGCCCTGGAAGGGCAAGGCGACCACCACCGACAAGGCACTGCTCGGCTCGATCCTCGGCATCTTCGCGCTGATGATGGTGCTGCTGCCGCTGCGGCCCTACCTGATCGCCTCCAACCCGGTGCTGCTGGAGTTCCTCACCGGCAGCAAGGCCGCGATCGGCTCGGCGGCGGCGTTCGCCCGGATCGGCGAGATCCCGCTCTGGCTCGCGGTGTTCGCCGGGACGGTGGGCATGGCCAAGTTCGACTGGCTGTTCTGGTGGACCGGCCGGCAGTGGGGCCGGGGCATCGTCGACCTGTTCGCCTCCGGCGACCGGGCGAAGCGGTTCGCCGCCCGGGCCCAGGAGCTGAACCCGTGGATCCTGCGGTTCGGGGTGCTCGCCGCGGTGCTGCCCGGGGTGCCCAGCGCCCTGGTCTACGCGCTGGCCGGGTGGACCGGCATGCGGCTGGTGACCTTCCTGGTCCTGGACGTGGTGGGGGCGCTGGCGATGACCGGCCTGGTCGCCGGCCTCGGCTACGGCCTGGGGCAGCACGCGGTGGACGTGGTGCTGCTGGTGGACAAGTACGCGCTCTGGGTCAGCCTGGCGATCATCATCGGCATCGCGGTGCTCTCCAGCGTCCGGGAGAGCCGCCGGGCGGCCCGCAAGGCCGCCGCCGGGGAGGCCGGGGACGCCCGCCGGAGCACGGACGAGGGCGCGGAGCAGGACGCGGAGCAGGACGCGGAACAGGAGACGGACCGGGGCACGGGGCGGCGCTGA
- a CDS encoding MFS transporter — protein MPRTVYLMALGIFAMVTSEFLVGGLMPQIAADLGVSIARVGYLVTAFGLAMAVGGPIVATALIRLAPKSALLVLFAVFTAGNALAAMAPDYPVMLAARVVTGAASGAFFGVAITAVVRLVPEGMRGRATGVAMQGLMIGTLLGLPLSTLLGGLWGWRAAFGAVGVLAVAAALAVLASMPRLAPAEDTGGLRDEAAVFRRPRLLAALLGSTLIIGATFSAFTYFTPILTEVTGFSEGAVPVLLLVYGAASVAGNAVVARFAQSHTRTAIAAGLALNALFLAGFALFAGLKAPAVAAMIGIGLVGVTLNPAMAMRVHREGNARALVNTVHSSFITMGVVLGSWLGGMGIDAYGLRAAPAVGVALAAAGLLTLVPDLLRARGGRSGEDTAPGGAPGGAAPAEPVTAPGA, from the coding sequence GTGCCCAGAACCGTCTACCTGATGGCCCTCGGCATCTTCGCCATGGTCACCAGCGAGTTCCTGGTCGGCGGCCTGATGCCGCAGATCGCCGCCGACCTGGGGGTGAGCATCGCCCGGGTCGGCTACCTCGTCACCGCGTTCGGCCTGGCGATGGCCGTCGGCGGCCCGATCGTCGCCACCGCGCTGATCCGGCTCGCCCCCAAGAGCGCGCTGCTCGTGCTGTTCGCGGTCTTCACCGCGGGCAACGCGCTGGCCGCGATGGCCCCCGACTACCCGGTCATGCTCGCGGCGCGCGTCGTCACCGGAGCCGCCTCCGGCGCCTTCTTCGGGGTGGCGATCACCGCGGTCGTCCGGCTGGTCCCGGAGGGCATGCGGGGGCGGGCCACCGGCGTCGCGATGCAGGGGCTGATGATCGGCACCCTGCTCGGGCTGCCGCTCTCCACCCTCCTCGGCGGCCTGTGGGGCTGGCGGGCCGCGTTCGGCGCGGTGGGCGTGCTGGCGGTGGCCGCCGCGCTCGCGGTGCTGGCCTCCATGCCGCGCCTGGCCCCGGCGGAGGACACCGGCGGGCTGCGCGACGAGGCGGCGGTGTTCCGCCGGCCGCGGCTGCTGGCCGCGCTGCTCGGCTCGACCCTCATCATCGGCGCGACCTTCTCCGCCTTCACCTACTTCACCCCGATCCTCACCGAGGTCACCGGCTTCTCCGAGGGGGCGGTCCCGGTGCTGCTGCTGGTCTACGGGGCGGCCTCGGTGGCCGGCAACGCGGTGGTCGCGCGGTTCGCCCAGTCGCACACCCGGACCGCCATCGCCGCCGGCCTGGCGCTGAACGCGCTCTTCCTGGCCGGCTTCGCGCTCTTCGCCGGGCTCAAGGCCCCCGCCGTCGCCGCCATGATCGGCATCGGCCTGGTCGGCGTCACGCTCAACCCGGCGATGGCGATGCGGGTGCACCGCGAGGGCAACGCCCGCGCGCTGGTCAACACGGTCCACTCCTCCTTCATCACCATGGGCGTGGTGCTCGGCTCCTGGCTCGGCGGCATGGGCATCGACGCCTACGGGCTGCGTGCCGCCCCCGCGGTCGGCGTGGCCCTGGCCGCGGCCGGGCTGCTCACCCTGGTTCCGGACCTGCTCCGGGCCCGGGGCGGCCGGTCCGGGGAGGACACCGCACCGGGCGGCGCTCCGGGCGGGGCCGCCCCGGCGGAGCCGGTGACGGCGCCCGGGGCCTGA
- a CDS encoding TIGR03086 family metal-binding protein — protein sequence MGGWTVQGGTIDGGVGIDPLAALTARDAAGDLLGPDLLRQAVGLVLGAVQHVEPEMLDARTPCPAWDLEMLLLHVADSLAALEEGVGAGRVGLTPEPGAADEEHGAVSAVRIGACRLLPPDRVREGGAAAVGDRSMGVAALASVGALELAVHAWDIGRACRRPFRIPEALAEPLLDIAPLVVTDATRHRLFGPPVPTAPDAPPGDRLVARLGRAPSPR from the coding sequence ATGGGCGGTTGGACTGTGCAGGGCGGAACGATCGACGGCGGGGTCGGCATCGACCCGCTGGCGGCGCTGACGGCGCGCGACGCGGCGGGCGACCTGCTCGGACCCGACCTGCTCCGGCAGGCGGTCGGCCTGGTCCTGGGCGCGGTGCAGCACGTGGAACCGGAGATGCTCGACGCCCGCACCCCCTGCCCGGCCTGGGACCTGGAGATGCTGCTGCTGCACGTGGCCGACTCGCTGGCCGCGCTGGAGGAGGGCGTCGGCGCGGGCCGGGTCGGGCTGACCCCGGAGCCCGGCGCCGCCGACGAGGAGCACGGGGCGGTGTCGGCGGTCCGCATTGGCGCCTGCCGGCTGCTGCCGCCGGACCGGGTGCGGGAGGGCGGGGCCGCCGCGGTCGGCGACCGGTCGATGGGCGTCGCGGCGCTGGCCTCGGTCGGCGCCCTGGAGCTGGCCGTGCACGCCTGGGACATCGGCCGGGCCTGCCGCCGCCCGTTCCGGATCCCCGAGGCGCTCGCCGAACCGCTGCTGGACATCGCCCCGCTGGTGGTCACCGACGCCACCCGGCACCGGCTGTTCGGCCCGCCGGTCCCGACCGCCCCGGACGCCCCGCCCGGCGACCGCCTGGTCGCCCGCCTGGGCCGGGCCCCGTCCCCGCGGTGA
- a CDS encoding WD40/YVTN/BNR-like repeat-containing protein, translating to MAYLLVIGTRKGLFRATSDDRRHWEVSGPLRLDDDGYADMMGIYAVGIDPHTRRVLAGAESPHFGPSVWRSDDLGRTWSEPEEAPIAFPDDVEESLTRAWQFAFTDEPGVVYAGAEPHSLFRSTDGGDRFELVRALWDHPHRKDWFPGAGGGAVHTVIAGRVDASGTDPRAMTVAMSTGGVYQTRDGGASWAPANAGITTTFLPEKTPEYGQCVHKVAVGPDGAFYAQNHHGVFRSADPAEGWTSIADGLPSDFGFALVAHPGRPGSALNFPVISESCHLPPEHRLRPHRTDDGGRSWHPVDAGLPGEPYYGIVLRDGAATDGAGEPGFYFGTRSGDVYVTVGDSGTWTQVAAHLPDVLCVRAAEV from the coding sequence ATGGCGTACCTACTGGTCATCGGCACACGGAAAGGGCTGTTCCGGGCCACCTCGGACGACCGGCGGCACTGGGAGGTGAGCGGGCCGCTCCGCCTCGACGACGACGGCTACGCCGACATGATGGGGATCTACGCGGTCGGCATCGACCCGCACACCCGCCGGGTGCTGGCCGGCGCGGAGAGCCCGCACTTCGGCCCCAGCGTCTGGCGCAGCGACGACCTCGGCCGCACCTGGTCCGAACCGGAGGAGGCGCCGATCGCCTTCCCCGACGACGTCGAGGAGTCGCTCACCCGCGCCTGGCAGTTCGCCTTCACCGACGAGCCCGGCGTGGTCTACGCCGGCGCCGAGCCGCACTCGCTGTTCCGCTCCACCGACGGCGGCGACCGCTTCGAGCTGGTCCGCGCCCTCTGGGACCACCCGCACCGCAAGGACTGGTTCCCCGGCGCGGGCGGCGGCGCGGTGCACACCGTCATTGCGGGCCGGGTGGACGCCTCCGGGACCGACCCGCGGGCGATGACCGTCGCCATGTCCACCGGCGGCGTCTACCAGACCCGGGACGGCGGCGCCTCCTGGGCGCCCGCCAACGCCGGCATCACCACCACCTTCCTGCCGGAGAAGACCCCCGAGTACGGCCAGTGCGTGCACAAGGTCGCGGTCGGCCCGGACGGCGCCTTCTACGCGCAGAACCACCACGGGGTGTTCCGCAGCGCCGACCCGGCCGAGGGGTGGACCTCCATCGCCGACGGCCTGCCCAGCGACTTCGGCTTCGCCCTGGTGGCGCACCCCGGCCGCCCCGGGAGCGCGCTGAACTTCCCGGTGATCAGCGAGTCCTGCCACCTCCCGCCGGAGCACCGGCTGCGCCCGCACCGCACCGACGACGGCGGCCGCAGCTGGCACCCGGTCGACGCGGGCCTGCCCGGCGAGCCCTACTACGGCATCGTGCTGCGCGACGGGGCCGCCACCGACGGCGCCGGGGAGCCCGGGTTCTACTTCGGCACCCGCTCCGGCGACGTCTACGTCACCGTCGGCGACTCCGGCACCTGGACCCAGGTCGCCGCACACCTGCCGGACGTGCTCTGCGTCCGGGCCGCGGAGGTGTAG